From one Clostridia bacterium genomic stretch:
- a CDS encoding FAD-dependent oxidoreductase codes for MKKYVLIGGSIATQGAIEGILSVEKNADITVICGEKRPLYSRPLISYVLEKKTPDEGLFFRGKDYYEKKGVKAVYETATAIDPAKKTVAAGETLYPYDELLVATGSKPFVPPIKGLEGVLKKHTFYTMDDMLGLRADLERGGKVLIVGAGLIGMKCAEGVREYTDKIVIADMAPRPLPAATTPEAGAIVQERLSGIVDFRLNAALDRFEGNKAVFQSGEEIAFDVLVLALGVRPQVGLLKEIGAEVNRGVIVNEKMQTNLPSVYAAGDLVESYEAVGKGKRLLQLFPSAYLGGKIAGKNMAGEETAFLTDVPMNATKLFGVRITSAGLFTGEKTEITVGEDYRAIYAEDGRINGFILIGDPSRAGILTDFIRKRRSVEGLDVTKLLTDRDLSLYPEAERKAAMGGTYEI; via the coding sequence ATGAAGAAATACGTTTTGATCGGCGGAAGCATCGCGACGCAAGGGGCGATCGAGGGGATCCTTTCCGTGGAAAAGAATGCGGATATCACCGTGATCTGCGGGGAAAAACGTCCCCTTTATTCCCGCCCTTTGATCTCCTACGTTTTGGAGAAAAAGACCCCGGACGAAGGGCTTTTCTTCCGCGGGAAAGATTACTATGAGAAAAAAGGCGTGAAAGCGGTCTACGAGACCGCGACCGCGATCGACCCCGCGAAAAAGACCGTCGCGGCGGGAGAAACCCTTTATCCCTATGACGAACTCCTCGTGGCGACGGGTTCCAAACCCTTCGTTCCCCCGATCAAAGGGCTGGAAGGTGTCTTGAAAAAGCACACCTTTTACACGATGGATGATATGCTCGGGCTTCGCGCCGACCTCGAACGAGGCGGCAAAGTCCTGATCGTCGGCGCGGGACTTATCGGAATGAAATGCGCGGAAGGCGTTCGGGAGTACACGGATAAGATCGTGATCGCGGATATGGCGCCGCGTCCCCTTCCCGCGGCGACGACGCCCGAAGCGGGCGCGATCGTGCAGGAACGGCTTTCGGGGATCGTGGATTTCAGGCTGAACGCCGCCCTCGATCGATTCGAAGGAAATAAGGCGGTCTTCCAAAGCGGCGAAGAGATCGCGTTCGACGTCTTGGTTCTCGCGCTCGGCGTTCGCCCGCAAGTCGGACTTTTGAAAGAGATCGGCGCGGAGGTGAATCGCGGCGTAATCGTAAATGAAAAAATGCAAACGAACCTTCCGAGCGTCTACGCGGCGGGCGATCTCGTCGAATCTTACGAAGCGGTCGGAAAGGGTAAACGGCTGTTGCAACTCTTCCCGAGCGCGTACCTCGGCGGCAAGATCGCGGGAAAGAACATGGCGGGAGAAGAAACCGCGTTTTTGACCGACGTCCCGATGAACGCGACCAAGCTCTTCGGCGTTCGGATCACGTCCGCAGGGTTGTTTACGGGTGAAAAGACCGAGATCACCGTCGGCGAGGATTACCGCGCGATCTATGCGGAAGACGGGCGGATCAACGGCTTTATTTTGATCGGCGATCCTTCGCGCGCGGGAATTTTGACCGACTTTATCCGCAAACGTCGCTCCGTCGAAGGGCTCGACGTTACGAAGCTTTTGACCGATCGCGATTTGTCGCTCTATCCCGAAGCGGAAAGGAAAGCGGCGATGGGAGGCACTTATGAAATTTAA
- a CDS encoding adenylosuccinate synthase — protein sequence MEKDCVIVGIDWGDEGKGRMVDLITSDYDVVVRYQGGGNAGHTVINELGKFALHLLPSGIFRKGVVNLLGNGVALDPENLLNEIESVRAKGIAVTPENLKISDRASILFPWHRKLDELEEARLKDKKFGSTKQGIAPFYSDKYQKKTVMIGELFHLEKAKAHLEGILEWKNLLLKEVYGAEPYSIDDAMRWIEDYAKKLLPFVCDAGAFLKQAKKANKRILFEAQLGALRDLDFGIYPYTTSSNTLAAYAPVGAGLPSIRPERVLGVIKAYSTCVGEGPFVCEWFGEEADKLRETGGEYGAKTGRPRRVGPLDLVATRYGVELQGATEIALTKLDVLSYMDEIPVCTAYEVGGKVTKEFPFPSDLDEARPVTEFLKGWKTDVSKARKWEDLPKEARDYVLFIEKEIGCFIKYVSVGAERESVVIRSERA from the coding sequence ATGGAAAAAGATTGCGTGATCGTTGGGATCGATTGGGGCGACGAAGGCAAAGGCAGAATGGTGGATCTGATAACGTCGGATTACGACGTCGTCGTCCGCTATCAAGGCGGCGGCAACGCGGGACATACCGTCATAAACGAGCTCGGTAAGTTCGCGCTGCACCTGCTTCCGTCCGGTATTTTTCGAAAGGGGGTCGTCAATCTCCTCGGAAACGGCGTCGCGCTGGATCCCGAAAATCTCCTGAACGAGATCGAAAGCGTTCGCGCGAAAGGGATCGCGGTCACGCCCGAGAATTTAAAAATCAGCGATCGCGCGTCGATCCTTTTCCCTTGGCACAGAAAGCTGGACGAGCTTGAAGAAGCGCGCTTGAAAGATAAGAAATTCGGTTCGACCAAGCAAGGGATCGCGCCTTTCTATTCGGATAAATATCAAAAGAAGACCGTTATGATCGGCGAGCTTTTCCACCTCGAAAAAGCCAAAGCGCATCTCGAAGGGATCCTCGAATGGAAAAACCTTCTCTTGAAAGAAGTCTACGGCGCGGAGCCTTATTCGATCGACGACGCGATGCGTTGGATCGAAGATTATGCGAAAAAGCTGTTGCCTTTCGTCTGCGACGCGGGCGCTTTCTTGAAGCAAGCAAAGAAAGCGAATAAACGCATTCTTTTCGAAGCGCAACTCGGCGCGCTGCGCGATCTCGATTTCGGGATTTACCCCTACACGACTTCTTCCAATACCCTCGCGGCATACGCGCCCGTCGGCGCGGGGCTTCCCTCGATCCGCCCCGAAAGAGTCCTCGGCGTCATTAAAGCGTACTCGACGTGCGTCGGCGAAGGACCGTTCGTCTGCGAATGGTTCGGAGAAGAAGCGGACAAGCTCAGGGAAACGGGCGGCGAATACGGCGCGAAGACGGGTCGCCCGAGAAGGGTCGGACCGCTCGATCTCGTCGCAACGCGTTACGGCGTGGAGCTTCAAGGCGCGACCGAGATCGCTCTTACGAAGCTCGACGTTTTGAGCTATATGGACGAGATCCCCGTCTGCACGGCGTACGAAGTCGGCGGGAAGGTCACGAAGGAATTTCCGTTTCCTTCCGATCTCGATGAAGCGCGCCCCGTGACCGAATTCCTGAAAGGTTGGAAGACGGACGTTTCGAAAGCGAGAAAGTGGGAAGATCTCCCGAAGGAAGCGCGGGATTACGTCCTCTTTATCGAAAAAGAGATCGGTTGCTTTATCAAATACGTTTCGGTCGGAGCCGAGCGCGAAAGCGTCGTGATTCGTTCGGAGAGAGCGTAA
- a CDS encoding ANTAR domain-containing protein, whose protein sequence is MRTVLVVTPNLQDLDWFKEDLAKLNIEEIFGVKTSSEARRYLIERTCDLLVINAPLSDENGLRLAVDVIGNKANQVILMVKREFADEVSAKVEDYGIFTVEKPLSHTAFWLALKMTNAAFNRTQSFISENDRLKKSLADIRLINRAKCLLIEKMGLSEEAAHREMEKQAMDRRLEKVELAKKIIETFED, encoded by the coding sequence GTGAGAACCGTTTTGGTGGTGACGCCGAACCTTCAAGACCTCGATTGGTTCAAGGAGGATCTGGCGAAGTTGAATATCGAGGAGATCTTCGGAGTGAAGACGTCTTCGGAAGCGCGGCGATATTTGATCGAACGCACTTGCGATCTTCTCGTTATCAACGCGCCGCTTTCGGATGAAAACGGGCTTCGCCTCGCGGTGGACGTCATCGGAAATAAAGCCAATCAAGTCATTTTGATGGTCAAGCGCGAATTTGCGGACGAAGTTTCCGCCAAGGTGGAAGATTACGGGATCTTTACGGTGGAAAAGCCCCTTTCTCACACGGCGTTTTGGCTTGCGCTCAAAATGACGAACGCCGCTTTCAATCGGACGCAAAGCTTTATCAGCGAGAACGATCGATTGAAAAAAAGCCTCGCGGACATCCGCTTGATCAATCGCGCGAAATGTCTGCTCATCGAGAAGATGGGGCTTTCGGAAGAGGCGGCGCATAGGGAAATGGAAAAACAGGCAATGGATCGCAGGCTCGAAAAAGTCGAACTTGCGAAAAAAATCATAGAAACGTTCGAGGATTGA
- a CDS encoding 4Fe-4S binding protein translates to MKRIYVKEEWCLGCHLCEYECAYANSGIGNIVLALKDKEIDPNVRVQSDGKITFAVSCRHCDEPLCVSACISGALTKEEGGTVTVDRKKCVGCGSCVMVCPYGAVRLTKEGSANKCQLCMNNSFGEPLCVKKCPNGAIVFEEK, encoded by the coding sequence ATGAAACGAATCTACGTCAAAGAAGAATGGTGCCTCGGCTGTCACCTTTGCGAATACGAATGCGCCTACGCAAACAGCGGGATCGGAAATATCGTCCTCGCTTTGAAGGATAAAGAGATCGATCCGAACGTCCGCGTCCAATCGGACGGAAAGATTACGTTCGCCGTTTCCTGCCGTCATTGCGACGAGCCTTTATGCGTTTCCGCTTGCATTTCGGGCGCGCTGACCAAAGAAGAGGGCGGCACCGTCACGGTGGACAGAAAGAAATGCGTCGGCTGCGGCAGCTGCGTGATGGTCTGCCCCTACGGCGCGGTCCGTCTGACGAAGGAAGGCTCCGCGAATAAGTGCCAACTCTGTATGAACAATTCTTTCGGCGAGCCGCTTTGCGTAAAAAAATGCCCGAACGGCGCGATCGTTTTTGAGGAGAAATGA
- a CDS encoding glutamine synthetase family protein — MVDFGDFANFIQEGDVKFIRLSFVDLEGRQKNVSVMAESFEKHLSEGVVIEGKGAGFPSETEIRLVPDIGTVHILPWRPQHGRVARFLSSIRSVSGESLPFDTRKILSDAVALLKESGYTSEIGTDSEFYLFCLDSNGDPTLVTQDNAGAYDIAPLDKGENVRREICLTMEEIGIDPLSSHHEQGPGQNEITFVKKSPLEACDNYVIFKSVVKAIASRNGLYASFMPKPLSNEHGNGLTIHFDVRKDKKSIFAGEAPALAEAFVAGVRRRARACALFAHSVPNSFDRLATYKQITSIAIEEKRDSFMRFTNTCGEKKLSLRAPDNACNLYLTVALVLRAGLEGIKDGLTASSVSPESLPASLEEAIREAEGSAFLKDALGEELLAMYVSAKKKAAEAFEKDPAGYTKKDFERL, encoded by the coding sequence ATGGTTGATTTCGGCGATTTCGCAAATTTTATCCAAGAGGGCGACGTTAAATTCATTCGTTTGAGTTTCGTGGATCTCGAAGGGCGGCAAAAGAACGTCTCCGTTATGGCGGAAAGTTTCGAGAAGCATCTCTCGGAAGGCGTCGTCATCGAAGGAAAAGGCGCGGGATTCCCTTCCGAGACGGAGATACGGCTCGTCCCCGATATTGGGACCGTCCATATCCTTCCGTGGCGCCCCCAACACGGCAGAGTCGCGAGGTTCCTTTCCTCGATCCGCTCGGTTTCGGGCGAAAGCCTTCCGTTCGACACGCGCAAGATCCTTTCGGACGCGGTCGCGCTCTTAAAAGAAAGCGGCTACACTTCCGAGATCGGAACGGACAGCGAGTTTTATCTTTTCTGCCTCGATTCGAACGGCGATCCGACGCTCGTTACCCAAGATAACGCCGGCGCGTACGATATCGCGCCTTTGGATAAAGGCGAAAACGTTCGCCGCGAGATCTGCCTGACGATGGAAGAGATCGGGATCGATCCCCTTTCTTCGCATCACGAGCAGGGCCCCGGGCAAAACGAGATCACGTTCGTTAAAAAGTCGCCGCTCGAAGCCTGCGATAATTACGTCATTTTCAAATCGGTCGTAAAAGCGATCGCCTCGCGCAACGGGCTGTACGCTTCCTTTATGCCCAAGCCGCTTTCGAACGAACACGGCAACGGCTTGACCATTCATTTCGACGTTCGGAAGGATAAGAAATCGATTTTCGCGGGAGAGGCTCCCGCGCTTGCGGAAGCTTTCGTAGCGGGGGTTCGGAGAAGGGCGAGAGCGTGCGCGCTCTTCGCGCATTCCGTCCCGAATTCTTTCGATCGTCTCGCGACCTATAAGCAGATCACCTCGATCGCGATCGAGGAAAAGCGCGACAGCTTTATGCGCTTCACGAATACCTGCGGCGAAAAGAAACTTTCGCTGCGCGCGCCCGATAACGCCTGCAACTTATATTTGACCGTGGCGCTCGTTTTGCGCGCGGGTCTCGAAGGGATTAAGGACGGGTTGACCGCTTCTTCGGTCTCGCCCGAATCCCTCCCCGCGTCGCTTGAAGAAGCGATCCGCGAAGCGGAAGGAAGCGCGTTTCTCAAAGACGCGCTCGGCGAAGAATTGCTCGCGATGTACGTTTCCGCCAAAAAGAAAGCGGCGGAAGCCTTCGAAAAGGACCCCGCGGGCTACACGAAGAAGGATTTCGAAAGGTTATAA
- a CDS encoding glutamate synthase, protein MKFNGKTYEAKEINDAIKAAGDATLTEVLGERFIACGLKTGVVTIEGTPGNALGAYLDGAKIVVRGNGQDAVGDTMNDGAIVVHGSVGDTLGYAMRGGKIFIRDNVCYRAGVHIKEYGEKKPVIVIGGTAGCFLGEYMAGGLILVLNKKSEKDPIGDYTGVGMYGGKILVKAQSLDTVLPEQIQCKKIGKAELAEFTPYIKEYAAEFGADYEALSSGDFFLLEPNSANPYKRLYTNN, encoded by the coding sequence ATGAAATTTAACGGAAAGACCTACGAGGCGAAAGAGATCAACGACGCGATCAAGGCGGCGGGCGACGCGACTTTGACCGAAGTCCTCGGCGAAAGATTCATCGCGTGCGGTTTGAAGACGGGCGTCGTCACGATCGAAGGAACGCCCGGAAACGCGCTCGGCGCCTATCTCGACGGAGCGAAGATCGTCGTCCGCGGCAACGGGCAAGACGCCGTCGGCGACACGATGAACGACGGCGCGATCGTCGTCCACGGTTCGGTCGGCGACACTTTGGGCTACGCGATGCGCGGCGGAAAGATTTTTATTCGGGATAACGTCTGCTATCGCGCGGGCGTCCATATTAAGGAGTACGGGGAAAAGAAACCCGTCATCGTGATCGGCGGGACGGCGGGCTGTTTTCTCGGCGAATATATGGCGGGAGGGCTTATCCTCGTCCTCAATAAAAAAAGCGAAAAAGACCCGATCGGCGACTATACGGGCGTCGGAATGTACGGCGGAAAAATCCTCGTCAAAGCGCAATCTCTTGACACGGTTCTCCCCGAGCAAATACAATGTAAAAAGATCGGAAAAGCGGAGCTTGCGGAATTTACTCCTTATATTAAGGAGTATGCCGCGGAGTTCGGCGCGGACTACGAAGCGCTTTCATCGGGAGATTTCTTTCTCTTGGAGCCGAACAGCGCGAATCCGTACAAGCGGCTTTACACGAATAATTAG